From one Passer domesticus isolate bPasDom1 chromosome 15, bPasDom1.hap1, whole genome shotgun sequence genomic stretch:
- the NDUFAB1 gene encoding acyl carrier protein, mitochondrial — protein MAARVLSSCARRLLPLPARPAALRSLRRLPPAAPAPPGRPALPALLRLPRVAAPLCRGFSELPPLTLADIKDRVLYVLKLYDKIDPEKLTAESHFMKDLGLDSLDQVEIIMAMEDEFGFEIPDGDAEKLMCPQEIVDYIADKKDVYE, from the exons ATGGCGGCCCGTGTCCTCTCGTCCTGCGCCCGCCGCctgctgccgctgcccgccCGGCCCGCCGCGCTCCGCTCCCTCCGCCGCctgccgcccgccgcgcccgccccgccgggccgccccgcgctgcccgcgcTGCTCCGGCTGCCGCGCGTGGCCGCGCCGCTCTGCCGCGGCTTCTCCGAGCTGCCGCCGCTGACCTTGGCCGACATCAAGGACCGGGTGCTCTACGTGCTCAAGCTCTACGATAAGATCGACCCCGAGAAG CTCACAGCCGAGTCCCACTTCATGAAGGACCTGGGCCTGGACAGTCTGGACCAAGTGGAGATCATCATGGCCATGGAGGACGAGTTCG GATTTGAGATTCCTGACGGAGATGCAGAGAAGCTGATGTGCCCACAGGAGATTGTAGATTACATTGCAGATAAGAAGGATGTTTATGAGTGA